The DNA segment TTCCCTACCCCAGCACGCACATATGCATGTACAAATCCACCAGGATTAAGAATTGGGCATTGTGAAATCTTTCCGTTTTGTGAATCCCATGACTAAGAGGTCCCTGAATCAGAGTTTACACCAGTTCTGGGAACTTCCAGGGGGCACTGGAGCTTCCAAAGCATGACGCCTTCACCCAAAGTGTCCCCTGAAGAGTGTGAGCTGTTTGGATGATCAAGATAGCATGGCTCGTGGGTGGTTACGAAGATCACTCTGTTAGAACCTCCACCAGCCCACTCGATCATCCTGACAGAGGGCCAGAGCTGGCCGCTGCAGCCTGCGGCCACATGCCAGGGTGCCTCAGCCACCCAGTAGAGGGCCCCTGAGACCATGCTGTAGGCAGAGGCCCCCACCACAGGCACAGCTCAGCCATCCAAAACTCACCCCATCCTACACTTCCCACCACAGAGATGAGCTGGGCCCCAAAGGCAATGCAGATTCTGGGTCTGGGGTTCATCTATACGTTCCCAGGTCCCCTCACTCCCATCATCAAGAGCTTTAGGTCCTCAGAAATTATTGACAGACACCATAACATCTGAAGGAGAGCAGAGcctcaagaaagtgaaagtattgaGAAAATCCACTTCCAGCTCATCCCCAGGGCGTCCCCCTGACCGCAGCGTACCACACATCATCTCTCCTTCATCCGTAGATCCACACATTTCTTCAAGAGATGCTGCTTTGTTCTTACCAAGCCCCAGGTCCCAGGGAAGAACTAGAGGGGGGACTGTGCTTTGCATCCCTCTAAAAGCCCACCAGTCCATCTCAACTCAGATTCTGCCCTGAATACCAGTCACTCACTGAACATCTCCTCCACGAGGAAGTCTCCAGAAGCCTCAGACTTACCATATTCAAAAAAGGTAGTGACCAACATATCCCACCCCACCCAGCCCACTGTCCACCTCTGCTCTACTGCCTGCTTCCCAAAGGGCACCTCCAGCTAGGGCCTCCCCACTCCAACAAATGCTACTGATTCTTGATTCTGGCCTGCACCTTCCCCCAGCCCCAAGAGACTGGCTGCCTCCTTGGTATCACTCAGGTCCTCATTCCAGAGGGCTTCGCAGTAGCTTGTTGCTGAGTAAAGAGCGTTCCATATGATACAAAGCAGcgagtgcaaaggtcctgagttAGGATTGTCTTTGGAGGACAAGGGCTCTATACAGAAGAGCAATGTGGCTGGGTGGCGGCAGGGAAGCTGGGAACAGAACACATGTAGTTTCCCAGCTGGGACATGGCCGTAGCTGGGGACACGATCATGGGGGTGGGCGATCCACTGGGGGGACTCTGCGCAGGAGATGAGGCAAAGGCTAACCCAAGTGCAGAAAAGAGCCCAAGCTTACTTTGACTACTTAATACCCTGTGGGCTCCCCACTCTCATGACACTTGAGGGCTGCCCGAAGGAGGGGACAGTGAGAAGAGGGAGGCCAGGGATGCATCCTGGTCCCCTAGGAAGTATTTCAAAGTGGGAAGAGGGGCAGGGATGTCAGGCAAGGGCGAGGGAtggatgaaacaggagggaaTATGAGGGGGACACAAGTTGGTAGTGACCTTACCTTGAAGTTCTCTTCTTTAGCGCAATGGTCTCTAAACAGAGAAAGCAGGCTGTTAGGATGGGGGCATGGTGATGGTAGTGCCACTCTCTCGGTGCCAGGCCAGCAGGAGGGGGTCAGAGCCCAGCAGACTCGGGTGATGCTGAGAGGTTCCTGGGGTTGAGGCCACTGAGAGGGTTGTTGGGCTGAGCACTCTGCCCCCTCCCCGTTGGCACCGTTGAAGCTTCTCTACCCAGTCCCTCACCGAACCCCCAGCTCAGCACCCGGGGGAGACCGAGGTTTCCCTATAAATAGACCCCCCAGCCCTCTGCCGGTtgttcttccccttctccctccctgagGATGCTGCGCCCTCTCACCCGTAGGAGATCTAGGATGTCTCTCAGTgtgctgaagagactgtttttctctttccccttatTCCTAGGGATACAAAATCAATGCAAGTGAACTATGACCAGTTAAGTTCCCTATGCAGTTGGACACACTGGAAGCCCCCAGTGCAGTCTCCTCCTTGCCCTGTCTCCCCTTTTGGGTATCTTTACAGATAATAATCACATTTTCAAGAGACATGGTGAGAGTCCTTCCTCCCTGTCCTCTGGGGACTGCATTACCATCCCATTAAGCAGCCATATGGGCGATGGATTTTGCAGGTCCCCTCTTGAGAGACAAGGGGGTGCAAATCAATGCTGTATTTTGCTACTGAAACTCACTGAGTGTTCGGCTTCTACCCAAGGACGCAGATCTCCACAGCTGCGACAGGGCGTGGAGAACCATGCTGGGCGCTCATAAGCCCAGCTCTGCTCGGGTCATGAGCAGACACTCAGCATGACTCAGTGCAGGGCTTGCCCGATTTATGCGGGAAAAATGCAACCTGGCCAGGCCATCAGTGCTGGCCATAGCTCCCGCCACCCACCCGTGCCAGGAGCAGCCTCGCCACTTCCGGGGATTGATTTCATCTCATCACATCATTtgggtaaaagaaaagaaatttctgtcAGAAGCCAACTCAGCTCCCTTCCCCATTTCTCCAAGAAAGCTGATTCTTAAGAATATCAAGAATGATTAAGTGGAAAAGTacagagacagaagcagagagagacagagacacagagaggtcacTGCATTTCTTTTCGATCCATGATTTTTATTCTCTCTATAGTCAGTTTTACCCTCAGAGCCTCACACCAGATAACCGGCCAGAATGTGTCTTATCTCAGGAAAGGGCAGAGCCAGGGCTGAGCATCACTGCTTCCTTACCGTTGAAGCCCACATTTGTGCTTCTCAGGTCAGAGGAATCGTTATCAAACATGTGCTTCCTGATCATGCAGAACTTCAGGGCCAGGAAGCCGGCTGATATGGCGATGCCCACAGCAGTCCCGATGACGGCATATTTGATAtctggagggcagggaggaatTGAACAAGGGGCTTTAATCAGCCATCACCCAGCAAAAGTCTTCCACAGCTCCCTTTACATCAGAATGAAGTCCAAAGCGTACACTTGGACCTTCACATTACGTAGTCCAACTTGCTGCGTGCTTGtatgttcggttgctcagttgtgtccagctcttttacaacttcatggaatgtagcccaccaggctcctctgtccatgggatttcccaggcaagaacactggagtgggttgccatttcctcctccatgatatcttcatgacccagggattgaacccgtgtctcctacattggcaggcagcttctttaccactgagccacctgggaagtcccgacCCACTGAGGCCAGCCTAGTTTTCCAGCCTCCTGAGAACATGCTCCTTCCCTACCCCTCCACCCATGGTGTATCTCCTCTTCCTGGAACTCCAACCCTGGTCCCTTCAGCTGTGGGAATCTTTCCCAAGTGGCTGGTGGctcctttctctgtcttcttGCAGCCATCCTCACTTATCCCTGCATCGGTTCATCCATGTGTATGTCGATTGCCTGCTCTGGTGAGTGTGCTGACGGCAAATGAATGAGTCCTTGACTCCATCCTGGGGGGCCTGCAATCAGCAGCGGAAGACAAGAGCTCACTCGAGTGCCGAGTGACAGGGTGGGCTGATGTGGAAACTGACAGTCTTCCCAGAGGAGATGACATGGAAGGTGTACCATACATGGAGAGCTGAACTCTGGGGTGGAGAGAGGTTGGGATGGGGCAAGCGGAGGGAGGCACTGGCCAGGGAAAAGCCTGCTATCTGGGGGCTCACGGCTGCAGTGCAGGGCTGCTCATCTCAGAGAGAGTGGACAGAGGTGGCCCTGATGACTCATGTCCCCTTTGAGGACAGGCTCTCATTCAGTACCATTCCCCCAGGATAAAGCCATGCTAGCCACTCAGACAGGTCTGGGGGTCAGCACTGCCCTGGTGCCATGATGACTGGGAGGAAACGGGCACCAGGATGCCCCACCTGCCCGTGCATCTTGagttcctcctcctgcccctcagccCTGCATCCAGAATCCATTGGGCAGCCACCTACCAGCTTCAGCTCTAGCAGGCTTGCCTGTTGCTAACACTTGAGCGGCCCCAACATCTGCAAAGACAAAAGCCCCAAATTCTGGTTAGAACAGAACTGCTGGCCAAGATCAGGCCTGGGGTCTCAGGCCAAAGCCCTGTCCCCAGCCGTCCACTCCAATAGGTCTGGGGAAGTCTGCCACAGGAAACCTCCTGCTTGGCCACCACACTCTGGAGCGACAGAGGTGGTTCCTGGTCGCTACAGTGTCCGGGAGCTGTGCTGGGAGGTCAGAAcctctgccaaagcaggagtaAGAGTGCGCTGAGCTCAGTTAACCCAGATCCTTCTAATCCCGTTAGAAGACCTTTTTATTTCATTCGTTTtataaaagatctttttttttaggttaacAGGATATTTTAGCTGTAAGTTAAACCAGCTCTTTAacatggtttctaaggcccacactGGGATCCCCGCCTGCCTCTCTAGTCTCTTCTTCACTCCCAAGAACCCTCTCACTCTGGCCAGACTGCCTGATTCCAGCTCCTACCCAGGCCGGGACCAGCTGCCCTTGACCCACATCCTTTGCCCAGCTCTGTCTTCTCCCCTATTCCTCTTTACCTCATCTTGGTTCTGTGTTACTTTCTCCTGACACCCCACACCTGGCTTAGCTGCCCCTCTGGGTGCTCCACAGCGGCTGTACCTACCCCTTGTAACTGACCACACCATTTATTTAAGAACATTACATAGCATTGCTGTGTGCCTGGTACTGCCCCCAGAGCTTCTCAGCTATTCACCCACTGACGGGTCTTCTGGCTGGTCTTCCCGCTAGGCTGAGTGGTGCCCTGTGGAGTGCTGTATCCCCAGCATTTGACACAGTGTCTGGGCCACGGGAGGCATTAACAGACAtctgatgaatgagtgaatgatggTAACAGAGCATGCTGCAGGGGCGCTCACTCTTCTAGCCTAGACTTGAAACCTTAAGATAGGAGATGTGACTCCCAAGCTGACCTTGGTCCCTGAAGATGGGCTCTAGAAGAGCTAAGATGGACCCACGGGCCTTGTGAAGGAAAGTGTACGTTAACTGGCCACTTACTCTGAGGCAGACATTGGGGGCAGCACCTGCATTAATTAATACATTCAATAATCAGAGCAAGAGCTCTGTGAGACAGGCGCTGTTGTCCCCGCCTTTTGAGGAATGAGGAATCCAGCGCTGAGGACTTGAGGGTGTGCCCAAGTGCCAACGACAAGTGGAAAGCAGCAGCCGTGCCACCTTAACCCAAAGCCCCGTGATGCCTTGAGAACTCAAATCCCAGGCAGCTAACTGACAGAATGATGCCAAGACCATCAGGACCGAGGACTGGAGGGCTGAGACACGGGCAGGTGAGTGGTGAGACCCAAACTTGATTCTTAGGCTCAAATTTCCAGGCAAGGCAGAAGTCCCTGTTGGTCCTAAAAGGGAGCCGCTGACTTCATTGAGAGGGACCACATCTTCCCCAGCTTAGCTCCAAGAGAAGTCCACCTCCTGAGTCCTGACCTCATGGAGGGCAAACGGTGGCTACTCGGTCACCAAAGTGACAAGACGTGCATGTGACCACGCTCAGTGCTGCCAGGGGTTGGGCAGACGCTCCACGGAGGATTTATTCGCTGAGTGCCCTGGTGGGGAAGGGGCCATTGTAATAGACTTCTGATGGCCTCACCTGGTGATGAAAAAGCTGGAGGACTCTGAGGCAAAAGGACACAGCCTTGTTCTAGTCACTAGTCTTCTTGGAAATCCAGTGACTTCTGTTACTGATGGGCCCACATGGGGC comes from the Bos javanicus breed banteng chromosome 28, ARS-OSU_banteng_1.0, whole genome shotgun sequence genome and includes:
- the TMEM273 gene encoding transmembrane protein 273 isoform X5; this translates as MSSAVRMLTVLLLLDVGAAQVLATGKPARAEADIKYAVIGTAVGIAISAGFLALKFCMIRKHMFDNDSSDLRSTNVGFNGIRGKRKTVSSAH
- the TMEM273 gene encoding transmembrane protein 273 isoform X3 translates to MSSAVRMLTVLLLLDVGAAQVLATGKPARAEADIKYAVIGTAVGIAISAGFLALKFCMIRKHMFDNDSSDLRSTNVGFNETIALKKRTSRNAHVIEL
- the TMEM273 gene encoding transmembrane protein 273 isoform X2; the encoded protein is MSSAVRMLTVLLLLDVGAAQVLATGKPARAEADIKYAVIGTAVGIAISAGFLALKFCMIRKHMFDNDSSDLRSTNVGFNETIALKKRTSRLNLSFSERNAHVIEL
- the TMEM273 gene encoding transmembrane protein 273 isoform X4, which produces MSSAVRMLTVLLLLDVGAAQVLATGKPARAEADIKYAVIGTAVGIAISAGFLALKFCMIRKHMFDNDSSDLRSTNVGFNETIALKKRTSRSFSQSRD
- the TMEM273 gene encoding transmembrane protein 273 isoform X1, producing MSSAVRMLTVLLLLDVGAAQVLATGKPARAEADIKYAVIGTAVGIAISAGFLALKFCMIRKHMFDNDSSDLRSTNVGFNETIALKKRTSRELSSASSQQSSSTEKEDTAQVSKADTRWSQAQSGSR